From Verrucomicrobiia bacterium, one genomic window encodes:
- a CDS encoding response regulator, with protein MVVVVTGNNTLNAGEPLATQTRRQATGRIRILVVDDDATLLLWSATVLGDSGYQVDTAEDGDGGWEALHARNYDLLITDNNMPKVSGVELVKRLRGEAWAIPVILVSGEMPRDELKRNPWLHLAGTLEKPFSRKELLEAVKEVLGQSANVREYIKPRPVRESGRAVESLQR; from the coding sequence ATGGTAGTAGTTGTGACAGGCAACAACACCTTGAACGCCGGAGAACCACTCGCAACACAAACCCGACGCCAGGCCACTGGCCGGATTCGCATCCTGGTGGTCGATGATGACGCGACCCTTCTCCTGTGGAGCGCCACGGTGCTGGGCGACTCCGGCTACCAGGTGGACACGGCCGAAGATGGCGACGGCGGCTGGGAAGCGCTGCATGCCAGGAACTACGATCTGCTGATCACCGACAACAACATGCCGAAGGTTTCGGGCGTGGAGCTGGTCAAGCGGCTGCGTGGCGAAGCCTGGGCCATTCCGGTCATTCTGGTGTCCGGAGAGATGCCGAGGGATGAGCTGAAGCGGAATCCGTGGCTGCACCTGGCGGGGACGCTGGAGAAGCCTTTTTCCCGCAAGGAGCTATTGGAAGCGGTGAAGGAGGTCTTGGGTCAAAGCGCCAATGTCCGCGAGTATATCAAGCCGCGGCCCGTCCGGGAAAGCGGGCGGGCAGTCGAATCCTTGCAGCGGTGA
- a CDS encoding histidine kinase, giving the protein MNRKLGQLSRQYWTALRKHLKQGPRASLQPAQNLGRRAINLELETLDLVRIHERTLLQLVAPSDSPASRGAVVRRAGNFFAAAITPIEELHRTAIETNQRLEQLTQALCQRSMDLAASNQRLKAETEQRRLAEESLKKSEQHYGRLLEHSRNMQEQLRLLSRQLLSAQEEERKKISRELHDVIAQTLTSINVRLAALRKEATLNTKGIERSIELTQQLVERSVKIVHRFARELRPTVLDDLGLIPALHSYLKNFRAETGIRVTLSALAAAEKVNGDKRTALFRVAQEALANVSRHAHATQAEVKFQILDGTLCMQIMDNGKGFLQECVVRGNKSKRLGLLGMKERLEMVGGNFVVTSALGKGTTILAQIPLKDRNRPPPRGGRRS; this is encoded by the coding sequence ATGAATCGTAAGCTAGGTCAGCTTTCAAGGCAATACTGGACGGCGTTGCGGAAACATCTCAAGCAAGGTCCGCGGGCGAGCTTGCAGCCGGCGCAGAACTTGGGACGCCGAGCTATTAACCTGGAACTGGAGACGCTGGACCTGGTCAGGATTCACGAGCGGACGTTGCTGCAATTGGTGGCGCCGAGCGATTCGCCGGCGAGCCGGGGGGCAGTCGTGCGCCGAGCCGGTAATTTTTTTGCGGCGGCCATCACTCCGATCGAGGAGCTTCATCGGACGGCGATCGAGACCAATCAGCGCCTGGAGCAACTGACCCAGGCGTTATGCCAGCGCAGTATGGACCTGGCCGCCTCCAACCAGCGGTTGAAGGCGGAAACCGAGCAGCGGCGGCTGGCGGAGGAGTCGCTCAAGAAAAGCGAGCAACACTATGGGCGGTTGTTGGAGCATTCGCGGAACATGCAAGAACAATTGCGGCTGTTGTCCCGGCAGCTCCTCTCGGCGCAGGAGGAAGAGCGCAAGAAGATCAGCCGGGAGCTGCATGATGTGATCGCCCAGACCTTGACGAGTATCAATGTGCGCCTGGCGGCTTTAAGGAAAGAGGCCACGCTCAACACCAAAGGCATCGAACGAAGCATCGAGCTGACGCAACAATTGGTGGAGCGCTCGGTGAAGATCGTGCACCGTTTTGCCCGCGAATTGCGCCCGACGGTGTTGGACGACCTGGGCCTGATTCCGGCCCTGCATTCGTATCTGAAGAACTTCCGGGCCGAGACGGGTATCCGGGTCACGTTGTCGGCGCTGGCGGCGGCGGAGAAAGTGAACGGAGACAAACGCACGGCGCTCTTTCGCGTGGCCCAGGAAGCGCTCGCCAATGTCTCACGCCACGCCCATGCCACGCAGGCAGAGGTGAAGTTCCAGATCCTGGACGGCACTCTTTGCATGCAAATAATGGACAATGGCAAAGGCTTTCTGCAGGAATGCGTAGTGCGTGGCAATAAGAGCAAACGATTGGGGCTGCTAGGCATGAAAGAACGATTGGAAATGGTGGGCGGCAATTTCGTTGTCACGTCCGCCCTCGGCAAAGGCACCACCATCCTTGCACAAATTCCACTAAAGGATCGGAATCGGCCCCCCCCCCGGGGGGGGAGGAGAAGCTGA
- a CDS encoding ATP-binding protein, giving the protein MKLSPRLSGRAETSRAGVAGGVTEVWGSRASMRASEIRYRRLFEAARDGILILDPNTGKITDANPFMTELLGYPHAELLGKELWEIGLLKDESASRAAFQELRSNHFIRYEDLPLQNKAGQHHEVEFISNLYDEDGQEVIQCNIRDITERKRAERELRAAKDVISQHASQLEGLVDERTSELRETVSELEAFSYSVSHDMRAPLRAMQGYANVISEEYTDKALDGRAADYLQRISRAALRLDHLIQDVLSYTKVLRAEAPITRVDLDRLMRDIIETQPSQSGAEIRIEAALPPVLGNEALLTQCISNLLSNALKFVSQGTLPRVRIRAEAVQAGVRVWFEDNGIGIAQRDHGRIFRMFERIHPASQYEGTGIGLTIVRKAIERMGARVGFDSELGKGSQFWIQLTKG; this is encoded by the coding sequence ATGAAATTAAGCCCAAGGCTGTCTGGAAGAGCCGAAACGAGCCGGGCAGGGGTGGCAGGCGGCGTCACCGAGGTTTGGGGCTCGCGAGCGTCCATGCGAGCCTCGGAGATTCGTTACCGGCGGTTGTTCGAGGCGGCCCGCGACGGGATACTTATCCTGGACCCAAACACGGGAAAAATTACCGACGCCAATCCGTTCATGACCGAGTTATTGGGCTACCCCCACGCCGAATTGCTCGGCAAAGAGCTCTGGGAAATCGGGTTGCTGAAGGATGAAAGCGCCAGCAGGGCCGCATTTCAAGAATTGCGGAGCAACCACTTTATTCGCTACGAAGATTTGCCGCTCCAAAATAAAGCGGGCCAGCATCATGAGGTGGAGTTCATCAGCAACCTTTACGACGAGGACGGCCAGGAAGTCATCCAATGCAATATCCGTGACATCACGGAGCGCAAGCGGGCCGAGCGTGAGTTGCGGGCGGCCAAAGATGTCATCAGCCAGCACGCCAGCCAACTCGAAGGACTGGTCGATGAGCGCACCTCGGAGCTGCGTGAAACGGTGAGCGAACTGGAAGCTTTTTCCTACAGCGTGTCGCACGACATGCGGGCGCCGCTGCGAGCGATGCAGGGCTATGCGAACGTAATCAGCGAGGAGTACACGGACAAGGCTCTGGACGGCAGGGCGGCGGATTACCTTCAGCGCATCTCCCGGGCTGCCCTGCGGCTGGACCACCTGATCCAGGATGTGTTGAGCTACACCAAAGTGCTGCGCGCTGAGGCGCCGATCACGCGGGTGGATTTGGATAGACTCATGCGTGACATCATCGAGACCCAGCCGTCGCAATCCGGAGCCGAGATACGGATCGAAGCGGCCCTGCCGCCGGTCTTGGGCAACGAAGCCTTATTGACTCAGTGCATTTCGAACCTGTTGAGCAATGCGCTGAAATTTGTCTCGCAGGGAACCCTCCCGCGTGTCCGGATTCGGGCTGAGGCGGTGCAGGCGGGGGTCCGCGTGTGGTTCGAGGACAATGGCATCGGCATCGCCCAGCGGGACCATGGCCGGATTTTCCGAATGTTCGAGCGCATCCACCCGGCCTCGCAATACGAAGGCACGGGCATTGGGTTGACGATTGTGCGCAAAGCCATTGAGCGCATGGGGGCGCGGGTCGGTTTCGACTCTGAGTTAGGCAAAGGCAGTCAATTTTGGATTCAATTAACGAAAGGCTAA
- a CDS encoding response regulator: MITKPILLVEDDENDVFFFQRAMSKAGMTNPLQVAGDGQEAIDYLRGAGKFADRSRFPLPELILLDLKLPFVMGLDVLRWIREQSELVPIVIILSSSREEEDIAAAYKLGANAYLVKPVEVNKLGEMAKAINDFWLAQNTPSRLARRRRRWESAADRPAEGLGARACLATTNFLAGVPSEIRSDL; encoded by the coding sequence ATGATTACCAAACCAATCCTTCTGGTGGAAGACGACGAAAACGATGTGTTTTTCTTTCAACGGGCGATGAGCAAGGCGGGCATGACAAATCCCCTCCAGGTGGCCGGGGATGGCCAGGAGGCCATTGACTATCTGCGCGGGGCGGGCAAGTTCGCCGACCGATCGAGATTCCCGCTGCCAGAGCTGATCCTGCTCGATTTGAAGCTGCCCTTCGTGATGGGGTTGGATGTCCTGAGATGGATCCGCGAGCAGTCCGAATTGGTCCCCATCGTGATCATCCTCAGTTCTTCCCGGGAGGAGGAGGACATCGCGGCGGCTTATAAACTGGGCGCCAACGCCTATTTGGTGAAACCGGTTGAAGTCAACAAACTGGGCGAAATGGCCAAGGCCATTAACGATTTCTGGCTGGCGCAAAACACCCCTTCGCGCCTCGCTCGGAGGCGCCGAAGGTGGGAGAGTGCGGCAGACCGGCCCGCCGAGGGGCTTGGCGCGCGCGCGTGCCTGGCAACAACCAACTTCCTGGCGGGGGTGCCTTCAGAGATACGGAGCGATCTATGA
- a CDS encoding MlaD family protein has product MRRADRRGNPAIVMEERFKFRHVHAITGTFVLVVLAVLIAALVLAGRSQRWFIGNVTLRIVLPEEGAAGIREGSEVYFLGTLMGTVSDVSANPAGRMEAEVNIRRDFFRFVRADSSAVVKRKFGLVGDAYFEITRGHGQPLPEKNASIICTQQLPSALESAVEEIRQEAVPALKKLRAGLETWSGLGSNLITSRERLDQLIGRMDSIAAGLQQGKGTAGRLLSDPAAAEELKTLLGKASRSVDEMQLTLTNLQAASGDLRVASTNLPAISAAVGHEAGQLPGLALQTQISMRELERLVEAMQRHWLLRKYVNWTNPPPLRPLPSSAEAPVRGLGSPKASNR; this is encoded by the coding sequence GTGCGACGAGCTGACCGCCGAGGCAACCCAGCCATCGTGATGGAAGAGCGCTTCAAATTCCGGCACGTTCACGCGATCACGGGCACTTTCGTGCTCGTCGTGCTCGCAGTCCTCATCGCCGCGCTGGTGCTGGCGGGCCGCAGCCAGCGCTGGTTCATCGGCAATGTCACCCTGCGGATTGTTTTGCCCGAGGAAGGCGCCGCGGGCATCCGGGAAGGCTCGGAGGTCTATTTCCTGGGCACCCTCATGGGGACCGTTTCCGATGTCAGCGCCAACCCCGCCGGACGCATGGAGGCAGAGGTGAACATTCGCCGGGACTTCTTCCGGTTCGTGCGCGCCGACTCCTCCGCTGTCGTCAAAAGAAAGTTCGGCCTGGTGGGAGATGCCTACTTCGAGATCACGCGCGGTCATGGCCAGCCGTTGCCGGAGAAAAATGCCAGCATTATCTGTACCCAGCAGCTTCCCAGCGCGCTGGAATCCGCGGTCGAGGAAATCCGCCAAGAGGCGGTGCCCGCGTTGAAGAAACTGAGGGCGGGCCTTGAAACGTGGAGCGGATTGGGCTCGAACCTGATTACTTCGCGCGAGCGGCTCGACCAGCTCATCGGACGCATGGACAGCATCGCTGCCGGGCTCCAGCAGGGCAAAGGCACGGCGGGCAGGCTTCTGAGCGATCCCGCGGCCGCAGAGGAGTTGAAGACCCTCCTCGGCAAAGCCAGCCGGTCGGTGGACGAAATGCAGCTTACGCTGACCAATCTGCAGGCGGCGAGCGGCGACCTGCGGGTTGCCAGCACCAATCTGCCGGCGATCAGCGCGGCCGTTGGCCACGAGGCTGGACAACTTCCCGGGCTGGCTTTGCAGACGCAGATTTCGATGCGCGAATTGGAACGGTTGGTTGAAGCGATGCAACGGCACTGGCTCCTGCGCAAGTACGTGAATTGGACCAATCCGCCGCCCCTGCGGCCCTTGCCATCGAGCGCGGAAGCGCCGGTGAGGGGGTTGGGTTCACCCAAGGCTTCAAACAGGTGA
- a CDS encoding ABC transporter permease codes for MSGLAKLGKVVWAQGDELRHAAAVIGTVLCLCVQPRYWARRARNLFARQVLEAGVEPAGFVCAVAAFVGMSVVVQLAFWTGEAGQSQLLGPLLVAVVARELGPLLTNVVVIVRSSSPMATELGVLKINGELRVLQREGNDPFEYLVMPRVLGLAVSTLCLTILFILVALASGYLFGAWLGTGSRDVWFFTNSVLKALHPQDIAGIVAKSILPALFTSASCCIGGLGVGGPVTDIPRATQRALTRSVAGLFVISAVVSLLSYL; via the coding sequence ATGAGCGGCCTTGCCAAATTGGGGAAGGTAGTTTGGGCACAGGGGGATGAATTGAGGCATGCGGCGGCGGTGATCGGAACTGTGCTGTGCCTCTGTGTTCAACCGCGGTACTGGGCGCGCAGAGCGCGGAACCTTTTCGCACGGCAGGTTCTGGAGGCCGGGGTCGAACCGGCCGGCTTTGTCTGCGCAGTAGCGGCGTTTGTCGGAATGTCGGTTGTGGTCCAGCTCGCCTTCTGGACTGGCGAAGCGGGGCAGTCACAACTGCTCGGGCCGCTGCTGGTGGCGGTCGTGGCCCGCGAACTTGGCCCGCTGCTGACGAACGTGGTGGTGATCGTGCGCAGCAGCAGCCCGATGGCGACAGAACTCGGGGTCTTGAAAATCAACGGAGAGCTTCGTGTCCTGCAAAGGGAGGGAAACGATCCCTTCGAATACCTCGTGATGCCGCGCGTGCTGGGTCTGGCTGTGTCCACACTGTGCCTGACGATTCTTTTTATCCTGGTGGCGCTTGCCAGCGGGTATTTGTTCGGGGCCTGGCTGGGCACGGGCAGCCGGGACGTGTGGTTTTTCACCAACAGCGTGCTCAAGGCGCTGCATCCCCAGGACATCGCGGGCATCGTGGCCAAGAGCATCCTTCCGGCCCTGTTTACCAGCGCCTCCTGTTGCATCGGCGGGCTGGGCGTCGGCGGGCCGGTTACGGACATCCCGCGCGCTACGCAGCGCGCGCTGACTCGGTCCGTCGCCGGACTGTTTGTCATTTCGGCGGTTGTGTCGTTGCTGAGTTACCTCTAG
- a CDS encoding response regulator transcription factor, with translation MNQITVLLAEDHRVVREGFRSLLEHESDIQVVGEAATGREAVQLTRKLKPAVVVMDIAMPLLNGLEATRQIRKNFPETKVLILSAHSDSAYVEQVATLGAAGFLLKQTSSDVLAKAIREVQKGNTFFSPVVAKRVNGGEGSYRDRAGQSKRRTNRLSSREVEVLQLIAEGKPNKQVAAELGVSFKTVDKHRQNLMTKLNIHDVAGLTRYAIAEGIIESSVRLTIT, from the coding sequence ATGAATCAGATTACCGTCCTGTTGGCTGAAGACCACCGTGTGGTCCGAGAAGGTTTCCGGTCGTTATTGGAACACGAAAGCGATATTCAAGTCGTGGGCGAAGCGGCCACGGGCCGCGAGGCCGTGCAACTGACCCGAAAATTGAAGCCAGCGGTGGTCGTAATGGACATCGCGATGCCGCTGCTCAACGGATTGGAAGCGACCCGGCAGATCCGCAAAAACTTTCCCGAGACGAAAGTGCTCATTCTGTCCGCCCACAGCGATAGCGCGTATGTCGAGCAGGTGGCCACGTTAGGAGCGGCGGGGTTTTTGCTCAAACAGACCTCGTCAGACGTTCTGGCCAAAGCCATTCGCGAAGTCCAAAAAGGAAACACGTTTTTCAGTCCGGTGGTCGCCAAACGGGTCAACGGTGGGGAAGGCAGCTACCGCGATCGCGCGGGACAATCCAAGCGGAGAACCAACCGCCTGAGCTCGCGCGAGGTCGAGGTGCTCCAATTAATCGCTGAGGGCAAACCGAATAAGCAGGTCGCCGCCGAGCTGGGGGTGAGCTTCAAAACCGTGGACAAGCATCGGCAGAATCTCATGACCAAGCTCAACATCCACGACGTCGCGGGCCTCACCCGTTACGCCATCGCCGAGGGGATCATCGAGAGCAGTGTTCGGCTAACTATTACTTAG